A single genomic interval of Polaribacter vadi harbors:
- a CDS encoding 3-oxoacyl-ACP synthase III family protein: MISSKITGTGTFIPSLKKENKDFLNTAFLNADGSAIPSKNSEIVEKFKAITGIEERRYARAEYTTSDLAFFASEKAIEDANINKESIDYIIFAHNFGDIKHGTIQGDMIPSLATRVKFRLGIENPNCVAYDILFGCPGFIEGIIQAQAFIKAGIAKKCLIIGAETLSRVIDKHDRDSMIYSDGAGACIVEKTDEQDSGIISHATQTFAKEEAYFLHYGSSFNKNEDKSIRYIKMFGRKIYEFAITNVPNAMKMALDKSGFEIDDIKKIFIHQANEKMDEAIVKRFYRLYKKPVPEGVMPMSIHKLGNSSVATVPTLLDLVLKGKIKDQKVAKGDVVMLASVGAGMNINAIVYRF, translated from the coding sequence ATGATTTCATCAAAAATAACTGGAACAGGAACTTTTATACCTTCTTTAAAGAAGGAAAATAAAGATTTTTTGAACACAGCATTTTTAAATGCAGATGGTTCTGCAATTCCCTCAAAAAATAGTGAAATTGTAGAGAAATTTAAAGCTATTACTGGTATTGAAGAAAGGCGTTATGCAAGGGCTGAATATACAACCTCAGATTTAGCTTTTTTTGCTTCAGAAAAAGCCATCGAAGACGCAAACATCAACAAAGAAAGTATCGATTATATTATTTTTGCACATAATTTTGGCGATATAAAACATGGTACAATCCAAGGAGATATGATACCAAGTTTAGCAACTAGAGTAAAATTTAGATTAGGTATTGAAAACCCAAATTGTGTAGCCTATGATATTTTATTTGGTTGCCCAGGTTTTATTGAAGGTATTATTCAGGCGCAAGCTTTTATAAAAGCAGGCATTGCCAAAAAATGTTTGATAATTGGTGCAGAAACGTTATCGAGAGTTATAGACAAACACGATAGAGATTCCATGATTTATAGTGATGGAGCAGGAGCTTGTATCGTAGAAAAAACGGATGAGCAGGATTCAGGAATTATAAGTCACGCAACCCAAACCTTTGCAAAAGAGGAAGCTTATTTTTTACATTATGGGAGTTCTTTTAATAAAAATGAAGACAAAAGTATACGTTATATAAAAATGTTTGGTCGTAAAATTTACGAATTTGCGATTACAAATGTGCCAAATGCCATGAAAATGGCGTTGGATAAAAGTGGTTTTGAAATAGATGATATTAAAAAAATATTCATTCATCAAGCCAATGAAAAGATGGATGAAGCTATCGTTAAACGTTTTTATAGATTGTATAAAAAACCTGTTCCAGAAGGCGTTATGCCAATGAGTATTCACAAATTGGGTAATAGTTCTGTAGCAACTGTACCAACGTTGTTAGATTTGGTTTTGAAAGGTAAAATTAAAGATCAAAAAGTAGCTAAAGGCGATGTTGTTATGCTAGCTTCTGTTGGAGCAGGTATGAATATAAATGCAATTGTGTATCGTTTTTAA
- a CDS encoding YpdA family putative bacillithiol disulfide reductase, whose translation MEELDILIVGGGPIGIACGLEAKKKGLSYLILEKGPIVNSLYNYPTNMQFFSSSEKLEIDEIPFISKEAKPNRSEALEYYRRITTSNKLNINLFEKVNSVIKNENIFDIKTNKNTYKAKNVVVATGFYDIPKTLNIKGEDLEKVSHYYNDPHFYAGQKVAIIGASNSAIDAALECYRKGAEVTLIIRGEEVGQRVKYWVRPDIINRIEEGSINAFYNSEVVEIKDTEIKIETPKGIETLQNDFVLALTGYKPNFSFLQSMGIKLSQDEQKIPVYNDETMQTNIKGIYLAGVICGGMETHKWFIENSRIHAKMIVKNILGK comes from the coding sequence ATGGAAGAATTAGACATTTTAATTGTTGGAGGTGGACCCATAGGAATTGCCTGTGGTTTAGAAGCAAAGAAAAAAGGACTGAGTTATTTAATTCTTGAAAAAGGGCCTATTGTAAATTCGCTCTATAATTACCCAACAAATATGCAGTTTTTCTCTTCGTCAGAAAAGTTAGAGATTGATGAAATTCCATTTATTAGTAAAGAAGCAAAACCAAATAGGAGTGAAGCTTTAGAGTATTATAGAAGGATAACCACATCCAACAAATTGAATATTAATTTGTTTGAGAAAGTGAATTCTGTTATTAAAAATGAAAATATTTTCGACATAAAAACAAACAAGAATACTTATAAGGCTAAAAATGTGGTGGTTGCTACTGGTTTTTATGATATTCCGAAAACGCTAAACATTAAAGGCGAAGATTTAGAAAAAGTTTCTCATTATTATAATGATCCTCATTTTTATGCAGGTCAAAAAGTTGCGATCATTGGTGCTAGTAATTCAGCTATTGATGCAGCTTTAGAATGTTATAGAAAAGGAGCAGAGGTTACATTAATTATTCGCGGAGAAGAAGTTGGTCAGCGTGTAAAATATTGGGTTCGTCCAGATATTATCAATAGAATTGAAGAGGGCAGTATCAACGCTTTTTATAACAGTGAAGTTGTAGAAATTAAAGACACAGAAATTAAAATTGAAACTCCAAAAGGCATTGAAACTCTTCAAAACGATTTTGTTTTAGCATTAACAGGTTACAAACCTAATTTTAGTTTTTTGCAAAGTATGGGTATTAAATTATCTCAAGATGAACAAAAAATACCAGTTTACAATGATGAAACAATGCAAACAAATATTAAAGGAATTTATTTAGCAGGTGTAATTTGTGGTGGAATGGAAACGCATAAATGGTTTATTGAAAATTCTCGAATTCACGCAAAAATGATTGTTAAGAATATACTAGGAAAGTAA
- a CDS encoding FMN-binding glutamate synthase family protein: protein MRNTILSIFITATILAGILVYFYPQTGNIALLSIIGVLTIVVLRDSFQTKHSLLRSFPLIARLRWLFEEEREKIQQYFIEDNLSGTPINREKRSIVYQRAKLEKDTVPFGTQHNVYKKGYEFVKHSMFPTNHHLIKGDRVLFGSSKCTQKYNGSLINISAMSFGSLSKNAVMALNQGAKMGNFAHNTGEGGVSPYHLQGGDVIFQVGTGYFGAGKSVNGIRVFDDEIFKKNASHSDIKMIEIKFSQGAKPGHGGILPALKNTQEIANIRGVVVGTQVDSPPGHSAFSNYDEMIVFIQKVRDLSGGKPVGIKLCVGNNEEIEEMIKAFSVANNYPDFISVDGGEGGTGAAPMEFTNYIGTPLTEGLVFINKLLIQYNLKNEIKIIASGKAIDAFDIVKLIALGADAIGMARSFMLSLGCIQARECNLDTCPVGVATQDEELVKALVVEKKNVRVKNYHDKTIASVKEMVAAMGIESIGDLKPKHIFRRKKDDKIVSYHEIYKY from the coding sequence ATGAGAAATACTATACTTTCGATCTTTATTACTGCCACAATTTTAGCAGGTATTTTAGTGTATTTCTATCCACAAACTGGCAATATTGCACTTTTATCTATCATTGGTGTTTTAACAATTGTTGTTTTACGTGATAGTTTTCAAACCAAACATTCTTTACTAAGAAGTTTTCCTTTAATTGCAAGATTACGTTGGCTTTTTGAGGAGGAACGCGAAAAAATTCAACAATATTTTATTGAAGATAATTTAAGTGGAACACCTATCAACAGAGAAAAAAGAAGTATTGTTTATCAACGTGCAAAGTTAGAGAAAGATACAGTTCCTTTTGGTACACAACACAATGTGTATAAAAAAGGATATGAGTTTGTAAAACACTCTATGTTTCCAACAAATCATCATCTTATAAAAGGAGATCGCGTACTTTTTGGTTCTAGCAAATGCACTCAAAAATACAATGGTTCTCTTATTAATATTTCTGCAATGTCTTTTGGTTCTTTAAGTAAAAATGCAGTAATGGCATTAAATCAAGGAGCAAAAATGGGAAATTTTGCACACAATACTGGTGAGGGTGGTGTTTCTCCATATCATTTACAAGGAGGAGATGTTATTTTTCAAGTGGGTACAGGGTATTTTGGAGCAGGGAAATCTGTGAATGGAATCCGAGTTTTTGATGATGAAATTTTCAAGAAAAATGCGAGTCATTCAGATATTAAAATGATTGAAATTAAGTTTTCTCAAGGTGCAAAACCTGGTCATGGAGGAATTTTGCCAGCATTGAAAAACACACAAGAAATTGCAAATATTAGAGGAGTAGTAGTGGGTACACAAGTAGATTCGCCTCCTGGACATTCGGCTTTTTCTAATTATGATGAAATGATTGTTTTTATTCAGAAAGTGAGAGATTTATCTGGAGGAAAACCTGTAGGAATTAAACTTTGTGTTGGTAATAATGAGGAAATTGAAGAAATGATCAAAGCGTTTTCAGTTGCCAATAATTATCCAGATTTTATTTCTGTTGATGGTGGAGAAGGAGGAACTGGAGCTGCGCCTATGGAATTTACAAATTATATAGGAACACCTTTAACAGAAGGATTGGTTTTTATCAATAAATTATTGATTCAATATAACTTAAAAAACGAGATTAAAATTATTGCTTCAGGAAAAGCAATTGACGCTTTCGATATTGTAAAATTAATTGCTTTAGGAGCAGATGCTATTGGTATGGCTCGTAGTTTTATGTTGAGTTTAGGTTGTATACAAGCAAGAGAATGTAATTTAGATACGTGTCCTGTTGGTGTTGCTACCCAAGATGAGGAGTTGGTAAAAGCGCTGGTTGTTGAAAAGAAAAATGTTCGTGTTAAAAATTACCATGATAAAACCATAGCTTCTGTAAAAGAGATGGTTGCAGCAATGGGCATTGAATCTATTGGAGATTTAAAACCAAAACATATTTTTAGAAGAAAGAAAGATGATAAGATTGTAAGTTATCATGAAATTTACAAATATTAA
- a CDS encoding class I SAM-dependent methyltransferase → MENPKKIKKPWPTKKAMEQIYDQNLWGDNNTEFYSGFGSHNPAIVNPYVEVVKQFLTSFEKPITVLDLGCGDFNIGNQFVEFTKKYIAVDIVENLIIYNQEKFKADHLEFKCLDIAKDDLPKADCVIIRQVLQHLSNAEVQKVLDKLADFNYIILTEHIPKGIFTPNKDIISGQGIRLKKQSGLDILKPPFNFEVKEKKELLVFDLEDNKGLITTTFYKVF, encoded by the coding sequence ATGGAAAACCCAAAAAAAATCAAAAAACCTTGGCCAACAAAAAAGGCGATGGAACAGATTTACGATCAAAATCTTTGGGGAGATAACAATACCGAATTTTATTCTGGTTTTGGTTCTCACAATCCAGCAATTGTAAATCCGTATGTTGAGGTTGTTAAACAGTTTTTAACTTCTTTTGAAAAGCCAATCACTGTTTTAGATTTAGGCTGTGGCGATTTTAATATCGGAAATCAATTTGTAGAATTCACAAAAAAATATATTGCTGTTGATATTGTCGAGAATCTTATCATTTATAATCAAGAAAAATTTAAAGCCGATCATTTAGAATTCAAATGTTTAGATATTGCAAAAGACGATTTACCAAAAGCAGATTGTGTAATCATAAGACAAGTTTTGCAACATCTTTCAAATGCAGAAGTTCAAAAGGTTTTAGATAAATTAGCTGATTTCAACTATATAATTCTCACAGAACATATACCAAAAGGGATTTTTACACCTAATAAAGATATTATCTCAGGACAAGGCATCAGACTAAAAAAACAAAGTGGATTGGATATTTTAAAACCACCTTTTAATTTTGAGGTAAAAGAGAAAAAAGAGTTACTAGTTTTTGACTTAGAAGATAATAAAGGTTTGATTACAACTACTTTTTATAAAGTTTTTTAA
- a CDS encoding LA2681 family HEPN domain-containing protein yields MITNNQNLYELLDSGQFEKVRTILNENLVENCNENNTDEILYQLRLYGILIDLGRESFNRNDLKKGIEFYEKNELLFEKVITKESYYYNLANAKEGLAKIFYSENKGVHSIYTSFTEFQEPINLYWMAFKKATPKDSLFHQIIINLSSALMYTNRIIEAIQLLDTVLKVQPNYNQALISRANYLDYLSTVTNCPISIALYTQIYLSYYKGIQSNSIPYEVYQKSLYEMNQKKKIIENQGFSVENLGKELEKTKSEYNELSEFRQFCIDNFLTLNEHAVYCPCIASKTDDIQIGVQNVLFKNSLLPKLELLLNRIKSEFAFARWNYYKSNTERAFDYDVEFSELLEGEIINSKSETLRTSYRICYGILDKIALGICKIYGVDGGNIFFERFWNEKKRKPVLEKQKNIHLNALYSIACDLNTKTGELRHFKNWRNKLEHNLLILKDTSNESPDLLNIYDDPDFVAVIDINEFKEKTIQLLQLTRAAIFSYVYCIRLETITNETSHNKNTIPTISLK; encoded by the coding sequence ATGATTACAAACAATCAAAACTTATATGAATTATTAGATTCAGGACAATTTGAAAAAGTAAGAACAATACTTAATGAAAACTTAGTTGAAAACTGTAATGAAAATAATACAGATGAAATACTCTATCAGTTACGATTATATGGAATTTTAATTGATTTAGGTAGAGAGAGCTTCAATAGAAACGACTTAAAAAAGGGAATTGAATTTTATGAAAAAAATGAGTTATTATTTGAAAAAGTAATTACTAAAGAAAGCTATTATTATAACCTAGCAAATGCAAAAGAAGGTTTAGCAAAAATATTTTATTCAGAAAATAAAGGTGTTCATTCTATATATACAAGTTTTACTGAATTTCAAGAACCTATAAACCTATATTGGATGGCTTTTAAAAAAGCTACTCCTAAAGACTCTCTTTTTCATCAAATAATAATTAATTTATCTAGTGCTTTAATGTATACTAATCGAATTATTGAAGCTATTCAATTACTTGATACAGTTTTAAAAGTCCAACCTAATTATAATCAAGCTTTAATATCTAGGGCAAACTATCTAGATTATTTATCAACGGTTACTAACTGCCCAATTAGTATTGCCTTATACACTCAAATATATTTATCATACTATAAAGGAATACAAAGTAATAGCATTCCATATGAAGTTTATCAAAAAAGCTTATATGAAATGAACCAGAAAAAGAAAATTATTGAAAATCAAGGTTTCTCTGTAGAAAATTTAGGTAAAGAATTAGAAAAAACTAAATCTGAATACAATGAACTTTCTGAATTTAGGCAATTTTGCATAGACAATTTTTTAACTTTAAACGAACATGCTGTCTACTGCCCTTGTATAGCATCTAAAACAGATGATATACAAATTGGCGTTCAAAATGTATTATTCAAAAATAGTTTATTACCAAAACTTGAGTTATTACTTAACAGAATTAAGTCTGAATTCGCATTTGCAAGATGGAATTATTATAAATCTAATACCGAAAGAGCTTTTGATTATGATGTTGAGTTTTCTGAACTATTGGAAGGAGAAATTATTAATTCAAAAAGTGAAACATTAAGAACAAGTTACCGAATTTGCTATGGCATATTAGATAAAATCGCTTTAGGAATCTGTAAAATTTATGGAGTAGATGGAGGAAATATATTTTTTGAAAGATTCTGGAATGAAAAAAAAAGAAAGCCAGTACTTGAAAAACAGAAGAATATCCACTTAAATGCTCTTTATAGTATTGCTTGTGACTTAAATACTAAAACTGGAGAATTAAGGCATTTCAAAAACTGGAGAAATAAGCTAGAACATAATTTATTAATTCTAAAAGACACAAGTAATGAAAGTCCTGATTTATTAAATATTTATGATGATCCTGATTTTGTTGCTGTAATAGATATTAATGAGTTTAAGGAAAAAACTATTCAGCTTTTACAATTAACTAGAGCTGCTATTTTTAGTTATGTTTATTGTATTAGATTGGAAACTATTACAAATGAGACATCTCATAATAAAAATACGATACCTACAATTTCATTAAAATGA
- the serA gene encoding phosphoglycerate dehydrogenase: MITTKRNYVFDFDSTLTRVEALDVLAEITLKNNPKKEEIIQEIIDITNLGIDGEISFTESLERRIKLLNANKADLAKLVSDLKMQVSSSIERNKEFFQNYADDIYVISCGFKEFIDPIVKEYNIPSERVYANTFEFATDGKIIGFDANNPLSQHNGKIKCLKDMQLDGEIQVIGDGYSDYVTREAGVADKFFAYTENVSRNKTTENADHITPNLDEFLYINDLTRNISYPKNRIKILLLENVHPDAFKKLSTDGFSVETVSKSLSEDELIEKIKDVHVLGIRSKTNVTRKVVEAAERLMVVSAFCIGTKQIDLEACKENGVVVFNAPYSNTRSVVELAIGEIIMLMRSVFQRSTEIHNGQWQKTADGSREVRGKKLGIVGYGNIGKQLSILAEALGMDVYYYDVEDTLALGNATKVSKLSDLLAISDVVTLHIDDNSANKNFIGETEISQMKDGAHLVNLSRGFVVDIPALVAALKSGKLAGAAVDVYPEEPRKNGEFHTELQGLPNVILTPHVGGSTEEAQRDIADFVPGKIMAYINSGNTVDAVNFPNIRLPRQVNAHRFLHIHKNVPGIMAKINKILAKYDLNITGQYLSTDPKVGYVITDLDKEYNKEVLDKLRNVEGTIKFRVLY, encoded by the coding sequence ATGATTACTACAAAAAGAAATTATGTTTTCGATTTTGATAGCACTTTAACACGTGTGGAGGCTTTAGATGTTTTAGCAGAAATCACACTAAAAAACAATCCTAAAAAAGAGGAGATTATCCAAGAAATCATCGACATTACCAATTTAGGAATTGATGGCGAAATCTCTTTTACAGAATCCTTAGAAAGAAGAATTAAACTACTAAATGCAAACAAAGCTGATCTAGCAAAATTAGTATCAGATTTAAAAATGCAAGTGTCATCATCCATAGAAAGAAATAAAGAATTTTTTCAAAACTATGCAGATGATATTTATGTAATTTCCTGTGGATTTAAAGAATTTATAGACCCAATTGTTAAGGAATATAATATTCCTTCAGAAAGAGTGTATGCAAATACATTTGAGTTTGCAACAGATGGAAAAATTATTGGTTTTGATGCCAACAATCCACTTTCTCAACACAATGGAAAAATTAAGTGTTTAAAAGACATGCAGCTTGATGGAGAAATACAAGTAATTGGCGATGGTTATAGCGATTATGTAACTCGAGAAGCAGGTGTTGCAGACAAGTTTTTTGCATATACAGAAAATGTTTCCAGAAATAAAACGACAGAAAACGCAGACCATATTACCCCAAATTTAGACGAATTTTTATACATAAACGATTTGACAAGAAATATCTCTTATCCGAAAAATAGAATTAAAATATTATTATTAGAAAACGTACATCCAGATGCTTTTAAAAAGTTGTCTACAGATGGTTTTTCTGTAGAAACGGTTTCTAAAAGTTTGTCTGAAGACGAATTGATAGAAAAAATAAAAGATGTACATGTTTTAGGAATCCGTTCTAAAACAAATGTTACCAGAAAAGTGGTGGAAGCTGCAGAAAGATTAATGGTAGTTAGTGCATTTTGTATTGGTACCAAACAAATCGATTTAGAAGCGTGTAAAGAAAATGGTGTTGTTGTATTTAATGCACCTTATAGCAATACACGTTCTGTAGTTGAATTGGCAATTGGCGAAATTATTATGTTAATGCGTTCTGTTTTTCAAAGAAGTACAGAAATACATAATGGTCAGTGGCAAAAAACTGCAGATGGTTCTAGAGAAGTTCGTGGTAAAAAACTGGGAATTGTAGGGTATGGAAATATTGGTAAGCAACTTTCTATTTTGGCAGAAGCTTTAGGAATGGATGTTTATTATTATGATGTAGAAGATACTTTGGCTTTAGGAAACGCAACAAAAGTGAGTAAACTATCAGATTTATTAGCAATTTCTGATGTGGTTACTTTGCATATTGATGACAATTCAGCGAACAAAAATTTTATTGGAGAAACAGAAATTTCTCAAATGAAAGATGGTGCTCATTTGGTAAATCTTTCACGTGGTTTTGTAGTTGATATTCCTGCTTTAGTGGCTGCTTTAAAAAGTGGAAAGTTAGCAGGAGCTGCTGTAGATGTATATCCAGAAGAACCAAGAAAAAATGGTGAATTCCATACAGAGTTACAAGGCTTGCCTAATGTTATTTTAACACCTCATGTTGGAGGAAGTACAGAAGAAGCGCAGAGAGATATTGCAGATTTTGTGCCTGGAAAAATTATGGCATATATAAATTCAGGAAATACGGTTGATGCTGTAAACTTTCCAAATATTCGTTTGCCAAGACAAGTAAATGCGCACAGATTTTTACACATCCATAAAAATGTGCCAGGAATTATGGCAAAAATCAACAAGATTTTAGCTAAATATGATTTAAATATTACAGGTCAGTATTTATCTACAGATCCTAAGGTTGGCTATGTAATTACAGATTTGGATAAAGAATACAATAAAGAAGTACTTGATAAATTACGAAATGTAGAAGGCACTATTAAGTTTAGAGTGTTATATTAG
- the gcvP gene encoding aminomethyl-transferring glycine dehydrogenase yields the protein MNTNSFQLRHIGPNKKEQEKMLQTIKADSLEQLINETVPDNIRLKTDLDLAPAMSEYEYLQHINELANKNKVFKSYIGLGYHEAIVPSVIQRNILENPGWYTAYTPYQAEIAQGRLEALLNFQTMICDLTGMELANASLLDESTAAAEAMALLFDVRERAKKKAGANKFFVSDEILPQTLSILQTRSTPIGIELVIGSHEDFDFGDDYFGAVLQYPGKLGQIFDYESFVAKATENDIKVAVAADILSLVKLKAPGEFGASVVVGTSQRFGIPLGYGGPHAAFFATKDEYKRSIPGRIIGVTKDMNGKRALRMALQTREQHIKRERATSNICTAQVLLAVMAGMYAVFHGKKGIQFIADSVHNKTKLVANYLEKAGFKQLNSSYFDTLLVEIDALRLKPVAESFKVNFNYVSDSLVSISINEATTEKDLMQLFTIFGQLKPRPNPLNDDFSGSFSQILTEKPFHSNFEVIADNVARNTPFLENEIFNTYQSETAMMRYIKKLERKDLALNHSMISLGSCTMKLNAASEMLPLSNPQWGNIHPFVPLNQAQGYQEVLQKLEHQLNIITGFAGTSLQPNSGAQGEFAGLMTIRAYHQSRNESHRNICLIPASAHGTNPASAVMAGMKVIVTKTAENGNIDVEDMREKAALHADNLAALMVTYPSTHGVFESEIQEITKIIHKHGGQVYMDGANMNAQVGLTNPATIGADVCHLNLHKTFAIPHGGGGPGVGPICVAPQLVPFLPTNPIVKIGGKQAITAISGAPWGSALVCLISYGYITMLGFRGLTNATKMAILNANYIKERLNGHYETLYTGEKGRAAHEMIIDCREFKNNGIEVVDIAKRLMDYGFHAPTVSFPVNGTMMIEPTESESIAELDRFCDAMIAIREEIKNASSENENNPLKNSPHTQEMLTADEWIYPYTRKQAAFPLEYIADNKFWPTVRRVDDAFGDRNLICSCNPIEDYM from the coding sequence ATGAATACAAATTCGTTTCAGTTAAGACATATTGGCCCAAATAAAAAGGAGCAAGAAAAAATGTTACAGACTATTAAAGCAGATAGTTTGGAGCAATTAATTAATGAAACTGTTCCAGATAATATCCGTTTAAAAACCGATTTAGATTTGGCTCCTGCAATGAGTGAATATGAATATTTGCAACATATTAATGAATTAGCTAATAAAAATAAAGTTTTTAAAAGTTATATTGGTTTAGGCTATCATGAGGCAATTGTGCCAAGTGTAATTCAACGTAATATTTTAGAAAATCCAGGTTGGTATACAGCGTATACTCCTTACCAAGCAGAAATTGCCCAAGGACGTTTAGAGGCATTGTTAAATTTCCAAACGATGATTTGCGATTTAACAGGAATGGAATTAGCAAATGCATCTTTACTAGATGAAAGTACTGCTGCTGCTGAAGCTATGGCTTTATTGTTTGACGTTAGAGAGCGTGCAAAGAAAAAAGCTGGTGCCAATAAGTTTTTTGTTTCTGATGAAATTTTACCACAAACTTTATCAATTTTACAAACACGTTCTACACCAATTGGTATTGAATTAGTCATTGGAAGTCATGAAGATTTTGATTTTGGAGATGATTATTTTGGTGCTGTTTTACAATATCCAGGTAAATTAGGGCAAATTTTTGATTATGAAAGCTTTGTAGCAAAAGCAACCGAAAATGATATTAAAGTAGCAGTTGCTGCAGATATTTTATCACTTGTAAAATTAAAAGCACCAGGAGAATTTGGAGCTTCTGTGGTAGTTGGTACTTCACAACGTTTTGGAATTCCTTTAGGTTATGGAGGTCCTCATGCAGCATTTTTTGCCACTAAAGACGAATACAAAAGAAGTATTCCTGGACGAATTATTGGGGTTACTAAAGACATGAATGGAAAGCGTGCTTTAAGAATGGCATTGCAAACCAGAGAACAACATATTAAACGTGAAAGAGCAACCAGTAACATTTGTACTGCACAAGTTTTATTAGCTGTTATGGCTGGAATGTATGCTGTTTTTCACGGAAAAAAAGGAATTCAGTTTATTGCAGATTCTGTACATAACAAAACAAAATTAGTAGCAAATTATTTAGAGAAAGCTGGTTTTAAGCAACTAAACTCTTCTTATTTTGATACACTTTTAGTAGAAATTGATGCATTGAGATTAAAACCTGTTGCAGAATCTTTTAAAGTAAACTTTAATTATGTTTCTGATAGTTTGGTTTCAATTTCTATTAACGAAGCTACTACAGAGAAAGATTTAATGCAGTTGTTTACGATTTTTGGACAATTAAAACCTCGTCCAAATCCTTTAAACGATGATTTTAGTGGAAGTTTTTCTCAAATTTTAACGGAAAAACCTTTCCATTCAAATTTTGAAGTAATTGCTGATAATGTTGCAAGAAATACACCATTTTTAGAAAACGAAATCTTTAACACGTATCAATCTGAAACAGCGATGATGCGTTATATAAAGAAATTAGAGCGTAAAGATTTGGCGTTAAATCATTCTATGATTTCTTTAGGTTCTTGTACTATGAAATTAAATGCAGCTTCAGAAATGTTGCCTTTAAGCAATCCTCAATGGGGAAATATTCATCCTTTTGTGCCCTTAAATCAAGCACAAGGTTACCAAGAAGTTTTACAAAAATTAGAACATCAATTAAATATTATTACAGGTTTTGCTGGTACCTCTTTGCAACCAAATTCTGGTGCACAAGGAGAGTTTGCTGGTTTAATGACTATTAGAGCTTATCACCAATCAAGAAACGAATCACATAGAAATATTTGTTTAATTCCTGCTTCTGCTCATGGTACAAATCCTGCTTCTGCTGTAATGGCTGGTATGAAAGTAATTGTGACCAAAACTGCCGAAAATGGAAATATTGATGTTGAGGATATGCGTGAAAAAGCAGCATTACATGCAGATAATTTAGCTGCATTAATGGTTACTTATCCATCAACTCATGGAGTTTTTGAAAGTGAGATTCAAGAAATTACAAAAATAATTCATAAGCATGGAGGCCAAGTGTATATGGATGGAGCCAACATGAATGCACAAGTTGGATTGACAAATCCTGCAACAATTGGTGCAGACGTTTGTCATTTAAACTTACACAAAACATTTGCAATTCCTCATGGAGGAGGAGGTCCTGGAGTGGGTCCAATTTGTGTTGCTCCACAATTGGTGCCTTTTTTACCTACAAATCCTATTGTAAAAATTGGAGGAAAACAAGCAATTACAGCTATTTCTGGAGCTCCTTGGGGTTCTGCTTTAGTGTGTTTAATTTCTTATGGATATATTACAATGTTAGGTTTTAGAGGTTTAACAAATGCTACTAAAATGGCAATTTTAAACGCAAACTATATCAAAGAACGTTTAAATGGACATTATGAAACCTTATATACTGGAGAAAAAGGACGTGCAGCGCATGAAATGATTATTGATTGTAGAGAATTTAAAAACAACGGAATTGAAGTTGTAGATATCGCAAAACGATTGATGGATTATGGTTTTCATGCACCAACTGTTTCGTTTCCTGTAAATGGAACTATGATGATTGAGCCAACAGAATCTGAATCTATTGCTGAATTAGATCGTTTTTGTGATGCGATGATTGCCATTCGTGAAGAAATTAAAAATGCTTCTTCAGAGAATGAAAATAATCCGTTAAAAAATTCTCCTCATACTCAAGAAATGCTAACTGCTGATGAATGGATTTATCCATACACTAGAAAACAAGCAGCTTTTCCTCTAGAGTATATTGCTGATAATAAATTTTGGCCAACTGTGAGAAGAGTAGATGATGCTTTTGGTGATAGAAACTTAATTTGTTCTTGTAACCCAATTGAAGATTACATGTAG